The Oncorhynchus kisutch isolate 150728-3 linkage group LG10, Okis_V2, whole genome shotgun sequence region CTCACTTTATTTGCAGGACACAATGATCCTCCCACAAAGCCTAAAGCTGAGTGGCTGCTGCATCTCTACAGTATGTGAGAGTGCTGCTGTTGATGGTGCTGGTGGCGATGGAGCCTGTGGAGGTGGGGTTGGCGAGTCTCAGGCTGCTCTGCCTTTCTGCCAACAAACCAGGCCAGGTGGAGGAGCAGGAAGGTGACCGCCCCTCTCAGGCTCAGCAGCAATAGCTGCAGCAGGAGGAAGGCCCTGAGCATTTCCCACCCAGTATAACTCAGGAAGAGAAGCCTGAACTCCAGAGAGGACCACAGCAGGAGGGAGTTGAGCAGGACAGCCAGAGCCTCAAAGCCACAGAAAACCCGCTGCCACAAAACATTACCCCCGGGGGATGTTCTAGGGAAGGGGCGGCGTGCGCCTGAACACAGGTGCCACAAGTCCATGCAGGATTTAGCTATGATGGTCAACAGGCACCAGAGGGCACACTGGGGGTAGATGCCTGAGAAGAACATGACGTGGCAGTACGAGATGAGGAGCTCCAGGTAGCTCCAGGTCTGGGTGTCACACAGTGGTCTGTTGCTCTGCTCTGTGATCTGTCTAAGGACGTGAGACTGATGTTCCTGGTGGGCGCGGCCAGGGggcatcctcatcctcctcaagCGGCGCAATAGCATGGCGGACAGCAGCTTAATGCCCAGGTGGGTGGCCAGCTGCACAGATAGGTGGAAGCGCACCATGGTGAGGTCATTCAGGACCAGAGCCCTGTAGAGGTGGATGGAAAAGTGGTTGAAGAGGCAGGAGAGGATAACCTCAGGGAGCATGGGCTGTTGCCTTGGTGACTGATGACCTGGCGGCTCGGGATCAGGGCTGAGGCCTTGGGACAGTTGGAATGCAACATAGTCCATCCCTGCCATGGCAACCGTGAAGGCGATTTTGGGGAGGTAAACAAGGATGTTGTGAAAGAGGAAACTGAGCTCTTCTCTCAGGAGGAAGTCCCCCACTAGTCCATCTAGGTGTAAATACATCAGGATTGGgatggaggagaggcagagggtgCAGGTTAAGAAGGCAAAGGAGTGTTGCAGTCTCCTCAAGCTCATCTTTCCAAAAGGGTGGGCATCGATCTGGGACTGTGGTGGTGCTGTGCCCTGTGCCACCCTGGGCACCGCTGCTGCTGTTGATGAGTGACTGTGTGACGGATGAGTGACCACAGTCCCCCAGTCCCTCTGCAGGGCTTTGCTCTTCTCCCTCCAGCCCTGCAGGAACAGCTCTGACCACACCACACTGGAGAGGGTGAAAAAGACCAGGTTGTTCCCCAGCCTgagggggtagaaggagagaaaCATGGACAACGTGGATTTCAGGAGGAGAGCA contains the following coding sequences:
- the LOC109891956 gene encoding anoctamin-10-like; the encoded protein is MTALRDSMLLGGGNTRRKELTNITMAAFMLPVQHLNEITSLILLEFHPEVEADTVDWLLGKILTPEPLGGLDLLARVISQTRAGGAIMVVGATPERLLLEADEDLLFRHKPCCPIGGQAREVGDLGGTRPTEGVYGMLSSAECVTLVQRILDRLRVGEGEEIQVLQRIPLLPGEPVMASLSRLRVLTSIYPLHEAPLLQSLQGRWWAGWCGLKPFSQREHWQLLEDIRAYFGEAVALYFGFEGSLVNALLLKSTLSMFLSFYPLRLGNNLVFFTLSSVVWSELFLQGWREKSKALQRDWGTVVTHPSHSHSSTAAAVPRVAQGTAPPQSQIDAHPFGKMSLRRLQHSFAFLTCTLCLSSIPILMYLHLDGLVGDFLLREELSFLFHNILVYLPKIAFTVAMAGMDYVAFQLSQGLSPDPEPPGHQSPRQQPMLPEVILSCLFNHFSIHLYRALVLNDLTMVRFHLSVQLATHLGIKLLSAMLLRRLRRMRMPPGRAHQEHQSHVLRQITEQSNRPLCDTQTWSYLELLISYCHVMFFSGIYPQCALWCLLTIIAKSCMDLWHLCSGARRPFPRTSPGGNVLWQRVFCGFEALAVLLNSLLLWSSLEFRLLFLSYTGWEMLRAFLLLQLLLLSLRGAVTFLLLHLAWFVGRKAEQPETRQPHLHRLHRHQHHQQQHSHIL